Genomic segment of Oncorhynchus tshawytscha isolate Ot180627B linkage group LG13, Otsh_v2.0, whole genome shotgun sequence:
CGTGTGTTCATTGGGTCATTTTAAGAGCATTCCTTGGCCGTGTGTTCATTGGGTCATTTTAAGAGCATTCCTTGGCCGTGTGTTCATTGGGTCATTTTAAGAGCATTCCTTGGCCGTGTGTTCATTGGGTCATTTTAAGAGCATTCCTTGGCCGTGTGTTCATTGGGTCATTTTAAGAGCATTCCTTGGCCGTGTGTTCATTGGGTCATTTTAAGAGCATTCCTTGGCCGTGTGTTCATTGGGTCATTTTAAGAGCATTCCTTGGCCGTGTGTTCATTGGGTCATTTTAAGAGCATTCCTTGGCCGTGTGTTCATTGGGTCATTTTAAGAGCATTCCTTGGCCGTGTGTTCATTGGGTCATTTTAAGAGCATTCCTTGGCCGTGTGTTCATTGGGTCATTTTAAGAGCATTCCTTGGCCGTGTGTTCATTGGGTCATTTTAAGAGCATTCCTTGGCCGTGTGTTCATTGGGTCATTTTAAGAGCATTCCTTGGCCGTGTGTTCATTGGGTCATTTTAAGAGCATTCCTTGGCCGTGTGTTCATTGGGTCATTTTAAGAGCATTCCTTGGCCGTGTTCAGTGGGTCATTTTAAGAGCATTCCTTGGCCGTGTGTTCATTGGGTCATTTTAAGAGCATTCCTTGGCCGTGTGTTCATTGGGTCATTTTAAGAGCATTCCTTGGCCGTGTGTTCATTGGGTCATTTTAAGAGCATTCCTTGGCCGTGTGTTCATTGGGTCATTTTAAGAGCATTCCTTGGCCGTGTGTTCATTGGGTCATTTTAAGAGCATTCCTTGGCCGTGTGTTCAGTGGGTCATTTTAAGAGCATTCCTTGGCCGTGTGTTCAGTGGGTCATTTTAAGAGCATTCCTTGGCCGTGTGTTCAGTGGGTCATTTTAAGAGCATTCCTTGGCCGTGTGTTCAGTGGGTCATTTTAAGAGCATTCCTTGGCCGTGTGTTCAGTGGGTCATTTTAAGAGCATTCCTTGGCCGTGTGTTCATTGGGTCATTTTAAGAGCATTCCTTGGCCGTGTGTTCAGTGGGTCATTTTAAGAGCATTCCTTGGCCGTGTGTTCAGTGGGTCATTTTAAGAGCATTCCTTGGCCGTGTGTTATTGACAATGATGGTTCTGGTGTTCAAGCCGTAATTGCTTAATTATGTGCGTTGTGCAACACGTTGTGATGTACTGTGTAACATTTATAATGTTTGTTATGCACTCCACATGCAccgagtgaacaaaacattaagaacaccttcctaatattgaagtCCCCTCtcatttgccctcagaacagttgaAACGGAGAAAGTTGATCTCGTCTTAACAGGGATATtcttgtgtttctgtgtgtctccaGGTGCCTCCAGTCCAGCCAATAGGGTCTGTGGGTGGTCCCCCTGGccccccaaccccctctctcacccccggTGGACCCCCTTCCTTCCTGCCCGCTGGCTTCAACCCCACACAGATGCCTCCAGGTAACACTTGGTGCAACAGTATGGAACTGAATCAAATAACTAGAGGATCACAAACAAACATTGTCCCCCCCTCGGATTGTCATTGTAGAATTAAAACATATTTGTTCTGAAATATAAAGAGGTCCAAACGAACCTTTTTATAATCACAAATGCGTTTGAAGATATGTTGTTCGTCCATTtgtttgatttgaacttttctAACCCATATGTTTTATGGCTCTGCTCTGTCTGCAGGTTTCCCTCCACCGGTGGTGGGAGGACCAAGGAGCACCACAGATGACTCGGGGTCTACAGACAAGGCTGGAGGGAGTGGTGGCCTCTCTGGCCCCTCAGACGCTCCAGACAGCCAGCTGGGAGCTCCAGGGCCAGGGGCCGTGATGAGTCCTCCAGGCCCAGCAGTGTTACTAGGTCCCAGGATGGCCATGATGACCATGCAGCCTCGTTCAGGACTACCACCCCCTCAACTCCAGCCCACTTTtgcccctcacctccctccccccaACATGCCCCCAATGATGATGGGCTCCAGGGGCCCCAACCCCATGTTCCCCCCCAGAGGGGGCCCTCCAGGTGGGTTCAGGATGCCCATGGGCCACCAGTCCATGGAGGACTTTCCTCACGGACCCCCCAGACATCCCTTCCAGCCTGGACCCCCCAGACATCCCTTCCAGCCCGGACCCCCCGGGGAAGAAGGTGGCAACTGGGAGGGCGGGAGACACTTCAGGGGCGAGAGGCCAGGGTTCGGGGGACATGACAGGGATTGGGGGAGGTTTGGGGAGCAGGTGAGAGGGTTTccgagaggaggaagaggagggggttgGTCCAGAGGTGGGCCTGAGGGGAGGGACCGCTTCATGAATCGACAGGATAGATTTGAACGGTGATGACAGGGCCGGGGGGCTGAAGAGACTGGGATCAACATCCAGGGTCCTGTCGGGAAAAACCCTTTTGGAACAGGAATGAACGACCTGAACTCGTCCAATAAAAACACAGAGTTTAGTTTTTTTTCTACAGTGCGTGTAACTGAACACATCCCAGATGATCTGGCCTCAAGAGAACCACTTGGAGACTGGGCACATTTTGAGTCGGGACACaaacattgaaatgtacagcctGTCCCTGATTAATTTCTCGACCGTTCCAAAGACATTAAGACGAACACAAAGAAACATTATGGTCCGGTTACCCAGAAACAGAATAGACCTAGTCCGTGAATAAATAGCATGTTCAATGGAGGATCTCTGTGAGAACGACTTCTTTAGTCCAGGACGaggtttaatctgtgtctgggaaaccaactCGGTGAGAATATCACAGTTTAAACCGACGGAAGTCTAATTTTGCAGTCAGTTCATGTGAATAACTTTGTCCTATTTTTGAGCTGGTATATTCTGACAGAAAACCACAGAGAGAAGAATACTGCTTGGTATATATTGTATGTGCTGATGGCCAATatcttgttttgtatattttgAGTGAATGTTTTGTTAATTCTCAAGTAAGTCTGTCACTAGGCCAGTTAGAAAAAAATTAGAAAAAACAAACTGTTGATTTGTTGTCAGTTTTACGGTTGGATCTGAAACCACAATGATCTTTATATTgattgaggggaggggagggggggggggcgctTCAGAACACCAAAATATTTTGCTTCAGAATTTGTATCATTAGCTGTTTTGTTTTTAGTAAACTATTTTTGTACTAAACAAGTGTCTCTTGTAAATTCTTCATGGGAGGCAAATTTTAAATGCAATGTATTTTTTCACTCACTGACATCAGGGAAACCGTTGGCAGTTCCATCGTTTACCACTAGAGGGCAATGAAGCACTTTTTTTTAACCTGGGATAGTAGCCAGGGTCTCACTTTTACACGTTAATcagatcaaactttatttgccacatgcgccgaatacaacaagtgtagactttaccatgaaatgctttactgacaagcccttaaccaacagcgcagttcaagaagaagaaaatatttatcaagtagactaaaataaaaagtaacagaataacaataacgaggctttatacagggggcaccggtactgagtcagtgtggaggttatatacagggggcaccggtactgagtcagtgtggaggctatatacagggggtaccggtatcgagtcagtgtggaggctttatacagggggcaccggtactgagtccatgtggaggttatatacagggggcaccgatacagagtccatgtggaggctatatacacacggTACTGAGAcgatgtggaggttatatacagggggcaccggtactgagtccatgtggaggctatatacacacggtactgagtccatgtggaggctatatacagggggcaccggtaccgagtccatgtggaggctatatacagggggcaccggtaccgagtccatgtggaggctatatacacacggtacagagacaatgtggaggttatatacaggggcaccggtgccgagtccatgtggaggctatatacacacggTACCGAGGCTATATACACACGGTACAGAgaccatgtggaggctatatacagggggcaccggtaccgagtctgtgtggaggttatatacagggggcaccggtgcCGAGTCTGTGTGctggggtacaggctagttgaggtaatctgtacatgtaggtgggggcgaagtgactatgcatatttcTTGGTTTCCTGtttttaccagaatggcaaatgcactctAAGTGTATCCTCTTCCTCTTGTGGTCTAATATACACCTTTGCTCTACAGTATTATGTTTGTCCCTATATGTACAGCTTGCTCCCACagtaacaaacaaacacagagtgGCAGCAGTTTacaaaaggggaggggggggggtcaatgtaaattgtccagtggtgatttatgaattgttcagcagtcttacggcttgggggtagaagctgttgaggagccttttggccctagacttggcgctccggtaccgcttgccgtgcggtagcagagaaaacagtctctaacttggatgactggagtctatgacaatttttatcctctgacaccacctagtatataggacctggatggtaggaagattggtcccagtgatgtactgggccgtacctaCTACCCTcggtagtgccttacggtcagatgccgagcagttgccataccaggcggtgatgcaaccggtcaggatgctctcgatggtacagctgtagaatgttttgaggatctgggggcccatgccaaatcttttcagtctcctgagggggaaaaggttttgtcgtgccctcttcacgactgtcttggtatgtttggaccatgatagttcgttggtgatgtggacaccaaggaacttgaaactctcgacccggtccactacagccccgttgatgttaatgggggcctgttcgtcccaccttttcctgtagtccacaatcagctccttagtcttgctcacattgagggagaggttgttgtcctggcaccacactgccagttctctgacctcctccctataggctgtgtcatcgttgtcggtgatcaggccaaccactgttgtgtcgtcagcaaactgcagcattcgtgggtgaacagagaatacaggaggggactaagtacacacccctgaggggccccattgttaatgatcagcgtggcagacgtgttgttgcctactcttaccacctgggggcggcccgttaggaagtccaggacccagttgcagagggaggtgtttagtcccagggtccttagcttagtgatgagctttgagggcactatggtgttgaacgctgaactgtagtcaatgaacaacattctcacataggtgttccttttgtccaggtgagaaaggaccgtgtggagtgtgattgagattgcgtcatctgtggatctgttggggcggtatgtgaattggagtgggtctagggtgtccgggaggatgctgttgatgtgagtcatgaccagcctatcaaagcacttcatggctacagacatgagtgccacggggcggtaatcatttaccttcgctttcttgggcacagagactatggtggtctgcttgaaacatgtaggtattacagactcggtcagggagaggttgaaaatgtcagtgaagacacctgccagttggtccgcgcatgctttgagtacacatcctggtaatccatctggcccagcggctttgtgaatgttgacctgtttaaaggatttgttcacatcggctaccgagagcgttatcacacagtcatccagaacacctggtgctctcgtgcatgcttcagtgttgcttgcctcgaagcgagcataaaaggcatttagctagtCTGgaaggcttgcgtcactgggcagctcgcacctgggtttccctttgtaggttgtaatagttttcaagccctgccacatccgacgggcgtcagagccggtgtagtataattcaatcttaatcctgtactgacgctttgcttgtttgatggttcgtctgagggcatagtgggatttcttataagtgtctggattagtctcccgctccttgaaagcagagcatttagctcgatgcggatgttgcctgcaatccaaggcttctggttgggatatgtacgtacagtcactgtgggcacgacgtcgtcgatgcacttattgatgaagccggtgactgaggtggtatactcctcaatgtcattggatgaatcccggaacatattccagtctgtgctcgcaaaacagtcctgtagtgtagcatctgcatcatctgaccccTTCCGTATTgggcgagtcactggtacttcctgctttaattttagcttgtaagcaggaatcaggaggatagaattgtggtcagatttgccaaatggaggacgggggagagctttgaatgtgactctgtgtgtggagtaaaggtggtctagagttttgtttttcctggttgcacatgtgacatgctggtaaaaacattgtaaaactgatttaagtttttcTGCATTGTTAGTCATTTATCAGATACTCCAGAGtgactgagccctctcctgttactccctgttcacccacgactgcgtggccatgcacgcctacaactcaatcatcaagtttgtggacgacacaacagtggtaggcttgattaccaacaacgacgagacggcctacagggaggaggtgagggccctcggagtgtggtgtcaggaaaataacctcacactcaacgtcaacaaaactaaggagatgattgtggacttcaggaaacagcagagggagcacccccctatccacatcgacgggacagtagtggagagggtagtaagttttaagttcctcggcgtacacatcgcagacaaactgaattggtccacccacacagacagcgtggtgaagaaggcgcagcagcgcctcttcaacctcaggaggctgaagaaattcggctcatcaccaaaagcactcacaaacttctacagatgcacaatcgagagcatcctgtcgggctgtatcaccgcctggtacggcaactgctccgccctcaaccgtaaggctctccagagggtagtgaggtctgcacaacgcatcaccgggggcaaactacctgccctccaggacacctacaccacccgatgtcacaggaaggccataaagatcatcaaggacaacaaccacccgagccactgcctgttcaccccgctatcatccagaaggcgaggtcagtacaggtgcatcaaagccgggaccgagagactgaaaaacagcttctctctcaaggccatcagactgttaaacagccatcactaacattgagtggctgctgccaacacactgactcaactccagccactttaataatgggaattgatggaaattgatgtcaaatatatcactagccactttaaacaatgctacttaatataatgtttacatactttacattattcatctcatatgtatatgtatatactgtactttatatcatctactgtatccttatgtaatacatgtatcactagccactttaactatgccactttgtttacatactcatatgtatatactgtactcgataccatctactgcatcttgcctatgctgctctgtaccatcactcattcatatatctttatgtacatattctttatccctttacacttgtgtctataaggtagtagttttggaattgttagctagattactcattggttatcactgcattgtcggaactagaagcacaagcatttcgctacacttgcattaacatctgctaaccatgtgtatgtgaccaataacatctgctaaccatgtgtatgtgaccaataacctctgctaaccatgtgtatgtgaccaataacctctgctaaccatgtgtatgtgaccaataacatctgctaaccatgtgtttgtgaccaataacatctgctaaccatgtgtttgtgaccaataacatctgctaaccatgtgtttgtgaccaataacatctgctaaccatgtgtatgtgaccaatacatttgatttgatttacagttaGTGCGTTCATTTTAAGATGACCTCATATCACAGTCAGAGTAAGTCAATTGTTCCTCAATGAAGTAGCTATCAGCAAGTCAGAACTAATAGGGGGAAAGTCAAGTGTGAGTGTTAGTTCATGAAAGGCAAGTTGTTTTTTTGagtgttggggaggaggagggggggggggtttctgtgtcaccctattcccaatatattaCACTTTTCTTTTTGACCGGGgtccataggtctctggtcagaagtaatgcactatataggggatagaatAGGGTGCTAATCGGGATGCACCGGTTGTTTCTGCAGCCGTCTTCAGTTTTCTCTATGCTCAGCTCGTCACCTGTCTGTGGGCTCCTCCAGACGGTGTCCATTTTGTACATCTGTTTACATTATCTGACCACGACAGGTATATTATTCACACctggttattattatttgttatctTACAGTACCGTCAGAAGgttttcataccccttgacttattccacattttgttgtgttacaaatgGATTAATtatctcaccaatctacacacaaataccccataatCGTTACtgattacacattttgttgtgttacaaatgGATTAATtatctcaccaatctacacacaaataccccataatCGTTACTGATTACACATTTTGTACGGGTAACTTGTAACCGTAACCTACCCCGTGTAGGAAAACCCTGGTCATTTGTGgtggaatctgtgtttgaaattcactgctcgactgagggatcttacagataagtgtatgtgtatatgaggtacagagatgaggtaagtCATTCCGACAATTAAAGCTAAAACACTTCCTGCACACattccatgcaacttattgtgacATGTTAAGCACAGTTTTACTCCTGATCTTATTTAGGCATCgccttaacaaaggggttgaatacttattgactcaagacattaaaGCTTTTCATTCTTAATTTCTTTCAAATAATTTCGAAAAAAAACGTTGaccttatggagtattgtgtgtaggccagtgacacaatctcaatttaatcattttttaaaattcaggctgtaacacaacaaaatgtgtaaaaagtccaggggtgtgagtACTCTCTGAAGGGCGCTGCACATGTTAAGGGCGACTGTTTCTTAACCCCACAACAACAGCCTCTGTTCAGTTGACATGTGAGTCCATTGCTACCGGCCGCTTGACTCTACATGATACAATGTTGTCTTTGACATTTTCTCTAAGCCTGCATCTTACGATCCCCCCTATAGCCTGAGGTTATTACTGCTGGAGAGTGAGACAAAGCTTCAACTGTTGAGTTGAAGAGTTGAAACTCTTCAGAAGTTATAAACTCAGTTATCATgaactctttttttatttttgtcttgGTCACATCTCTGAAAGTGTGTTCCCTTCACACACCTAATACCTCTGGTTCTGGGATGGTCTTTCATAACctctgttttacatttttatttttatttatttaacctttatttaactaggcaagtcagttaagaacaaattcttattttcaatgacggcctaggaacagtgggttaactgcctgttcatgggcagaacgccagatttgtaccttgtcagctcggggtttgaactcgcaaccttccggttactagtccaatgctctaaccactaggctaccctgccgccccagttttATATTTGTAGGAATTTAGATTgttccacatccgacgagcgtcagagccggtgtagtaggatacAGGATTAAGTAGgcatcctactacaccggctctgacgctcgtcagatgtggcagggcttgaaaactattacagactacaaagggaaacccagacgcgagcctaccagtctagctaaatgccttttatgtttgcttcgaggcaagcaacactgaagcatgtacgagagcactagctgttctggatgactgtgtgataacgcccTCAGTAGTctatgtgagcaagacctttaaacaggtcaacattcacaaagcttcggagccagacggattacctggatgtgtactcagagcatgcgcgaaccaactggcaagtgtcttcactgacattttcaacctctccctgaccaagtctgtaatacctacatgtttcaagtggcgaaggtaacctgcctaaatgactagcgccccatagcactcacatcggtagccatgaagtgctttgaaaggctggtcatggctcacatcaacagcatcgtCCCAGATATCCTAtaccagggctgcccaaccctcttcctggagatcttcTGTCCTGTGgattttcagtccaaccctcttcctggagatctactgtcctgtaggttttcagtccagccctcttcctggagatctactgtcctgtaggttttcagtccagccctcttcctggagatctactgtcctgtaggttttcagtccagccctcttcctggagatctactgtcctgtagattttaagtccaaccctcttcctggagatctactgtcctgtaggttttcagtccaaccctaatttaacacacctgattctacttattatctgctcaacaagaccttaactagctgaatcagatatgctaaatcagggttggactgaaaacctataggacagtagatctccaggaagagggtttgGCAGCCCTGccctagacccaatccaatttACACCCCaccccccaacagatccacagatgacacaatctaaatcgcactccacactgccatttcccacctggacaaaaggaacacctgtgtgagaatgctgtcaattgactacagctcagcgttcaacaccatagtgtccttaaagctcatcactaagctaaggaccctgggactaaacacctccctctgcaactggatgctggacttcctgacgggccgcccccaagtggtaagggtaggcaacaacacgtctgccactctgatcctcaacacttgggcccctcaggggtgtgtacttagtcccttcctgtactccctgttcacccaccacTGGGTGGctaaacatgactccaacacaattgttaagtttgctgacgacacaacaatggtaggcctgatcaccgacaacgatgagacagcctatagggaggaggtcagagaactggcagtatggtgccaggacaacaacctctccctcaatgtgagcaagacaaaaggagctgatcgtggactacaggaaaaggcgggccgaacaggcccccattaacatcgacgggactgtagtggagcgggtcgagagtcaCCAacgaactaacatggtccaaacacaccaagacagtcgtgaagagggcacaacaaaagcttttccccctcaggagactgaaaagatgtgacatgggtccccagatcctcaaaatgttctacagctgcaccatcgagagcatcctgaccggttgcatcaccgcctggtatggcaactgctcggcatctgaccgtaaggcgctacagagggtagtgcgaacggctcagtatatcactgggaccaagcttcctgccatccaggacctctataccaggcgatgtcagaggatgcataaaattgtcagagaccccagtcagactgttctctctgctaccgcacggcaagcggtaccagagcaccaagtctaggaccaaaaggctcctcaacagcttctagccccaagccataagactgctgaacaattaatcaaatagccaacggactatttacattgacacccccccctccatttgttttgtacactgcagCTACATGCTgtttatccatgcatagtcacttaacccctacatacatgtacatattacctcgactaacctgtatccccgcacactgacttggtaccggtaccccctgtataaagcctccttattgttattttattgtgttactttttataattttttactttagtttatttggtaaatattttcttaactcttcttgaactgcactgttggttaaggggcttgtaaagtcagcatttcacggtaaagtctacacttgttgtattcggcgcatttgacaaataaagtttgattttgtATTGATCTACACTGAACTCTGATGTCAAACACACAGATCTTGTGGTGTCCCAGACTCCCCGACTCCAGACTTCCAGACTCCAGACTCCCAGACTCCTAGACTCCCCGACTCCCAGACTCCTAGACTCCAGACTCCCCGACTCCCTGACTCCCAGACTCCTAGACTCCAGACTCCAGACTCCCCCCAGACTCCCAAACTCCCAGACTCCAGACTCCCAGACTCCCAGACTCCCAGACTCCAGACTCCCCGACTCCAGACTCCAGACTCCAGACTCCCAGACTCCCTGACTCCCAGACCCAGACTCCCAGACTCCAGACTCCCAGACTCCCAGACTCCCAGACTCCCAGACTCCAGACTCCCAGACTCCCAGACTCCAGACTCCCAGACTCCCAGACTCCCAGACTCCAGACTCCCAGACTCCAGACTCCCAGACTCCAGACTCCAGACTCCCAAACTCCAGACTCCCAGACTCCAGACTCCCAGACTCCCAGACTCCCAGACTCCCAGACTCCCAGACTCCCAGACTCCCAGACTCCCAGACTCCCAGACTCCAGACTCCCAGACTCCAGACTCCCAGACTCCAGACTCCCAGACTCCCAAACTCCCAGACTCCAGACTCCCAGACTCCAGACTCCCAGACTCCCAGACTCCAGACTCCCAGACTCCCAGACTCCCAGACTCCCAGACTCCAGACTCCCAGACTCCAGACTCCCAGACTCCAGACTCCCAGACTCCCAGACTCCCAGACTCCAGACTCCCAGATCTTCCTCTTTC
This window contains:
- the LOC121838979 gene encoding periaxin-like, whose amino-acid sequence is MAHINSIVPDILYQGCPTLFLEIFYSPTPDFQTPDSQTPRLPDSQTPRLQTPRLPDSQTPRLQTPDSPQTPKLPDSRLPDSQTPRLQTPRLQTPDSRLPDSLTPRPRLPDSRLPDSQTPRLPDSRLPDSQTPDSQTPRLPDSRLPDSRLPDSRLQTPKLQTPRLQTPRLPDSQTPRLPDSQTPRLPDSQTPDSQTPDSQTPDSQTPKLPDSRLPDSRLPDSQTPDSQTPRLPDSQTPDSQTPDSQTPDSQTPRLPDSRLPDLPLSIPQTPRLQTPRLRLAPKTPIVVKGAPPVKGAPPVKGAPPAKGAPPAKGGAPPAKGAQPAKGAQPAKGAQPAKGAQPCICS